One genomic region from Egicoccus sp. AB-alg6-2 encodes:
- a CDS encoding circadian clock KaiB family protein, whose amino-acid sequence MDRPDQLRLQLRLYVHGDAPETAAVERNLHEVFASIGLDYDVEILDVRAHADEAEADKILLTPTLIRLTPPQLRVAGDLADVETALDGLGLRIWSQRARARPMADNEG is encoded by the coding sequence GTGGACCGACCGGATCAGCTCCGACTCCAGCTGCGGTTGTACGTCCACGGCGACGCCCCCGAGACCGCGGCCGTGGAGCGCAACCTGCACGAGGTGTTCGCCTCGATCGGCCTGGACTACGACGTCGAGATCCTCGACGTGCGTGCGCACGCCGACGAGGCCGAGGCGGACAAGATTCTGCTGACCCCGACCCTGATCCGGTTGACACCCCCGCAGCTGCGTGTGGCCGGTGACCTGGCCGACGTCGAAACCGCGCTCGACGGGCTCGGCTTGCGCATCTGGTCCCAGCGGGCACGCGCACGACCGATGGCCGACAACGAGGGCTGA
- a CDS encoding response regulator codes for MTTATEGTVLVVDDDAMVRQVTALLLRKAGYEVVQATNGREAVERVTEQADALDVVLLDVMMPVMTGHEAFPRMRAAAPRLPIVFFSGFDQSEVAEHLVDPTAHTAFLPKPYTDTDLYDAIAQAVASRRA; via the coding sequence ATGACGACCGCGACGGAGGGGACGGTTCTCGTCGTCGACGACGACGCCATGGTGCGCCAGGTCACCGCCCTCCTACTCCGCAAGGCCGGCTACGAGGTGGTGCAGGCCACCAACGGACGCGAGGCGGTGGAACGCGTCACCGAGCAGGCGGACGCCCTCGACGTCGTGCTCCTCGACGTGATGATGCCCGTGATGACCGGACACGAGGCGTTCCCGCGCATGCGGGCGGCCGCGCCCCGGCTGCCGATCGTGTTCTTCAGTGGCTTCGACCAGAGCGAGGTCGCCGAACACCTGGTCGACCCCACGGCGCACACCGCGTTCCTGCCCAAGCCCTACACCGACACCGACCTGTACGACGCGATCGCCCAGGCCGTGGCCAGCCGCCGCGCCTGA